The genomic segment GCGGGCTGTTCGTGCTGCTGCGCTGTCAATTGGCCAAAACCTGCGAGGCCACACGATTGTCGTCAACAAAAGCACAATGCCAATTGGATCTGGCGATCTCGTGACTGCGCTGATTGAGCAAGTCAAGCCCGCCGATGCTACCTTCGCTGTAGTGAGCAACCCGGAGTTCCTACGCGAAGGCTCAGCGGTCTACGACGTGTTTCACCCGAGCCGCATTGTGCTTGGTGCAGAGGATCGCCAGGCAGCGGAACGTGTTGCTGACTTGTACCGTGTCCTTCAGGCTCCGATCCTCATCACTGATCGGCGCAGTGCAGAGATGATCAAATATGCTTCGAATGCGATTCTGGCTACCCGAATTAGCTTCATTAATGAGATCGCGCAGATCTGTGAGCAACTTGGCGCTGACGTGACGGTTGTTGCAAAGGGAATGGGTTACGACCCCCGGATCGGCCCACTCTTCCTCGAAGCGGGCATCGGATTTGGCGGTAGCTGCTTCCCAAAGGATGTGCGTGCACTCATGTCCATGGCTGAACAAGCTGGCTGTCATCCGCAGTTGTTGCACGCTGTGCTCGAAATTAACCAGGACCAGCGCCGCCGCTTTGTTCGCAAGCTACAAGAGTTACTCGGCGACTTGCACGGCAAACGAATTGCGCTTTGGGGGCTTGCCTTCAAACAAGATACCGACGATATCCGGGAATCGCCGGCCATTGATATCTTGCGCATGCTACTCCAGCGCGGAGCAGAAGTGCGTGCGTATGACCCGGCAGCGATGCCCCATGC from the Thermorudis peleae genome contains:
- a CDS encoding UDP-glucose dehydrogenase family protein, encoding MASIAIIGLGYVGLVYGAAFADLGNQVVGVDIDADKVARLQRGGIPIYEPGLDELIRRNRETGRLRFTTRYEEAVPEAEFVFICVGTPSTLDGDADMRAVRAAALSIGQNLRGHTIVVNKSTMPIGSGDLVTALIEQVKPADATFAVVSNPEFLREGSAVYDVFHPSRIVLGAEDRQAAERVADLYRVLQAPILITDRRSAEMIKYASNAILATRISFINEIAQICEQLGADVTVVAKGMGYDPRIGPLFLEAGIGFGGSCFPKDVRALMSMAEQAGCHPQLLHAVLEINQDQRRRFVRKLQELLGDLHGKRIALWGLAFKQDTDDIRESPAIDILRMLLQRGAEVRAYDPAAMPHAAAVVPEASYVSDAYEAVIDADALLIATPWNEFKQADLARVRTLMRQPVLLDGRNIYDPAEARRLGFTYVGVGRGV